The DNA window ACCACCCGGGTTCCGGCCGCCGAGGGCCGCTTCGACGCCCGGGGCGCGGTACTGCTGGCGGTCCTGTCCAGCAGCCTCGTCCTGCTGCCGTCGAACCCGCTGCCCGCCCTCGCCGCGGCAGTCGTCACCGGCGTCCTGCTGTCCCTGCACATACGCCGCCGCCCGGACGGCTACGTCCCGGCAGCCGCCCTGCGCTCCCGGCTCTTCCGCAGTTCGGTCCTGATGGCCCTCGCCCTGTCCGCGTCGTACTTCACGCTGCTGTTCGCGATCCCGCGGCTGGTCGCCGACCGGGCCGGCTGGTCGACCGGCTCGGTGGCCACCGGCCAGATGGCCGCCATGATCACCGGATCTCTGCTCACCCTCGTCTTCGCGGCCGTCGCCGCGCGCCTGGGGCGGACCAGGGTGCGAGCGATCCTGCTCGTGGTGGGGGCGCTCGCCGCAACGGCAGCGGTCTTCGCCCACAACGCGATCATCCTGTTCGCGGCCATCGGCTTCGCCGTCTTCAGCGCCACCGGCGTCAACGCCACCCAGTCCATGATCGCGGCCTCCGCCGTCCCCGATTTCCAGCGCCCCACCGGTATCGGCCTGTTCCAGCTCGCCTACCTCATGGGCGGAGCCCTCGGCCCGGCGCTCGCCACCATGCTGGTCCTCGGCTAGCACCGGCGTGGAGGCGGGCGTGTGCGCCCGGGGTTCAGCGGTGCGCGGCGACGCAGGCCTGCTCACACCGGCCGCGACGCCCCCGCGAAGGGCATCTGGTCGACCGGGGCGATCCGGACCGGCGCACCCGGGTGCGGAGCGTGGATCATTTGCCCGCCGCCGATGTAGAGCCCGACGTGGCTGATGCCCGAGTAGAAGAACACCAGGTCGCCGGGGGCGAGGGCGCTCCGGGAGATCCGCCGGCCCGCGTTGATCTGGGTGTACGTGGTGCGCGGCAGCGAGACGCCCGCCGCCTGCCAGGCGGCCTTGGTGAGTCCCGAGCAGTCGAAGGCGGCGGGGCCGGTCGCCCCCCACACGTAGGGCTTGCCGAGCGCGGAGTACGCGAAGGCGACGGCCCGGGCGGCCCGCTCCGTGGGGGCCTGCACGCCGCCGTG is part of the Streptomyces roseifaciens genome and encodes:
- a CDS encoding MFS transporter, with protein sequence MPTTTGAAATRTPSLSASPSPSAAESVRRVPILWLALLATPVAAANNATVLILDDMGRALGISTAGASWLVTVFALALAIATPLIATLVRRRGTRTALWLSAAFVAVGTAVVATSPWLPLTLAGRAGQAAGGAGMVAIAMNLAGTARRMGVISAGSGILGAVGPLLGERLTDGLSWRAALAVVLVTLLAVPAVSRHTTRVPAAEGRFDARGAVLLAVLSSSLVLLPSNPLPALAAAVVTGVLLSLHIRRRPDGYVPAAALRSRLFRSSVLMALALSASYFTLLFAIPRLVADRAGWSTGSVATGQMAAMITGSLLTLVFAAVAARLGRTRVRAILLVVGALAATAAVFAHNAIILFAAIGFAVFSATGVNATQSMIAASAVPDFQRPTGIGLFQLAYLMGGALGPALATMLVLG